One region of Chlorobiota bacterium genomic DNA includes:
- a CDS encoding threonylcarbamoyl-AMP synthase codes for MQTILLDATIAESTAIAQAAQALRAGDVVAFPTETVYGLGADAFNADAVANVFAAKGRPADNPLIVHVALQSGFERCALLSPRAERLIQALTPGPLTLVLPSRPEVPAIVRAGLPTVAVRMPDHPVAHRLLLASGPLVAPSANRSGRPSPTTAQHVLDDLSGRIAAVLDGGPCRVGIESTVIDLSGAAPVLLRAGAVSPEAIAEVLGQPVIQSTTNPDAPRSPGMKYRHYAPSVPLRIHVGAFPQLPADGKRRLLLTNATPFPAIQEAHVEPLSEATFYQLLRHAEGEGMEEIIVHLTNPNAVSAGLLDRITKAAGGESPGA; via the coding sequence ATGCAGACGATTCTTCTTGATGCCACCATCGCCGAATCCACCGCGATTGCCCAAGCCGCCCAGGCCCTCCGCGCTGGCGATGTTGTTGCCTTCCCCACCGAAACGGTGTACGGGCTTGGGGCCGATGCCTTCAATGCCGATGCCGTGGCCAACGTGTTTGCCGCAAAAGGCCGCCCCGCCGATAATCCGCTGATTGTCCATGTTGCCCTGCAGTCCGGGTTCGAACGCTGCGCGCTCCTTTCCCCGCGTGCCGAGCGGTTGATTCAGGCATTAACCCCGGGTCCCCTCACGCTGGTGCTGCCTTCCAGGCCGGAGGTTCCCGCCATTGTGCGAGCCGGGCTGCCAACGGTTGCCGTGCGGATGCCGGACCACCCCGTTGCCCACCGGTTGCTTCTGGCATCGGGGCCGCTGGTTGCTCCATCGGCCAACCGGTCTGGCCGCCCAAGCCCCACCACCGCCCAGCACGTCCTTGATGACCTTTCCGGACGGATTGCTGCGGTGCTGGATGGAGGTCCCTGCCGTGTGGGGATCGAGTCAACGGTGATTGACCTGAGCGGAGCCGCCCCCGTGCTGCTCCGCGCCGGCGCGGTCTCCCCCGAAGCCATTGCCGAGGTGCTGGGCCAGCCGGTGATTCAATCCACCACCAACCCCGACGCGCCCCGTTCCCCGGGAATGAAGTATCGCCATTACGCCCCAAGCGTCCCGCTGCGCATTCATGTTGGCGCGTTCCCGCAGCTTCCCGCCGATGGCAAACGCCGATTGCTGCTGACCAACGCAACGCCATTCCCCGCAATCCAGGAAGCACACGTCGAGCCGCTGAGCGAAGCAACATTCTACCAACTGCTTCGCCATGCCGAGGGGGAGGGGATGGAGGAGATTATTGTTCACCTCACCAACCCAAACGCAGTTTCCGCAGGCCTGCTGGACCGGATAACGAAGGCGGCGGGGGGGGAATCGCCAGGCGCGTGA
- the rpmB gene encoding 50S ribosomal protein L28 has translation MARRCELTGLGPSYGKSISHAHNVSNRRFMPNLQTKRIWLEDEKKWITVKATAKALKTLDKKGYRAMMAEMKQKAGK, from the coding sequence ATGGCACGTCGCTGTGAACTAACGGGCCTGGGGCCAAGCTACGGCAAAAGCATCTCGCACGCGCACAACGTAAGCAACCGCCGTTTCATGCCAAACCTGCAAACCAAGCGGATTTGGCTGGAAGATGAGAAAAAATGGATAACGGTGAAGGCCACCGCAAAAGCACTGAAGACCCTTGACAAAAAAGGCTACCGTGCAATGATGGCCGAAATGAAACAGAAGGCCGGGAAGTAA
- a CDS encoding DedA family protein, giving the protein MIEIEAIIQWLQGLPPLGVYAVLWFVCFIENIFPPSPSDLLMLFIATLIGFGTIDFLPAVGVATAGSVMGFIAAFYLGRNYGRRLMEWGKLPFLTPESLKKVDAWFGKYGYWVIIANRFLAGTRAVISFFAGMSNLRPLHTTILCTISALAWNIGVIWLGSFLGSNWEYGRQILDNYGIAVTILLAVIIVVVVVRKLLQKRSQKNQPTTTPNGEQPAEQPPAEQPAEQPPAEQPGDQS; this is encoded by the coding sequence ATGATTGAGATTGAAGCGATTATTCAGTGGCTGCAAGGGCTTCCTCCGCTTGGGGTCTATGCCGTGCTGTGGTTTGTTTGTTTTATCGAGAACATCTTCCCCCCCTCACCCAGCGATCTTCTGATGCTGTTTATCGCCACACTGATCGGCTTCGGGACCATTGATTTTCTTCCGGCGGTGGGGGTGGCAACTGCGGGAAGCGTGATGGGATTTATTGCGGCGTTCTACCTGGGGCGGAACTACGGGCGGAGGTTAATGGAGTGGGGGAAGCTCCCCTTCCTTACCCCCGAATCGCTGAAGAAAGTGGATGCGTGGTTTGGGAAATATGGCTACTGGGTCATTATCGCCAACCGCTTTTTGGCCGGGACTCGGGCCGTGATCAGCTTTTTTGCAGGGATGTCGAACCTTCGCCCGCTCCACACCACGATCCTTTGCACCATTTCGGCACTGGCTTGGAATATCGGGGTGATCTGGCTGGGGTCGTTTCTGGGAAGCAACTGGGAGTATGGCCGGCAGATTCTGGACAACTACGGGATTGCCGTCACGATTCTGCTGGCGGTAATCATCGTGGTTGTGGTGGTCCGGAAACTGCTGCAAAAACGTAGCCAGAAGAATCAGCCAACCACAACGCCAAACGGGGAGCAACCGGCGGAACAACCACCAGCGGAGCAACCGGCGGAACAACCACCAGCGGAGCAACCGGGCGATCAGTCGTAG
- a CDS encoding transglutaminase family protein, whose amino-acid sequence MAAHTDQQSPLLLALMALLDDDDPAVTTAVQRKLVELGGAAAPALRGVMETESNPVALEHARAALGNIAVGVFRAGIERLVEGLEEEQDIDLEAAAFAVALIAYPELESREYSQQLDRFAERLKFVVANSSDDLSRAKAVGRYLFQELGFRGAAQNSYYDPANSFLNNVMDRRVGIPVSLSVVVLLLARRLGLPIAGISFPARFLLQYQGRDDNFFIDTFDGGAILSYQDCCDLLRVMGINYHPRYLEPASNREIVARMLRNLAEIYREREPERTAQLLWAIRRILPSIVTYD is encoded by the coding sequence ATGGCAGCGCACACCGATCAGCAATCCCCGCTCCTTCTCGCCTTGATGGCGTTGTTGGACGACGACGATCCCGCCGTCACCACCGCCGTGCAGCGGAAGTTAGTGGAGCTTGGGGGGGCGGCCGCCCCGGCGTTGCGTGGGGTGATGGAAACCGAATCGAACCCCGTGGCGCTGGAGCACGCACGCGCCGCGCTGGGAAACATTGCGGTTGGGGTGTTCCGTGCCGGGATTGAGCGGTTGGTGGAAGGATTGGAGGAGGAGCAAGATATTGACCTGGAAGCCGCAGCCTTCGCCGTGGCCCTGATTGCCTATCCCGAATTGGAAAGCCGGGAATACTCCCAGCAGTTGGATCGGTTCGCCGAGCGGTTGAAGTTTGTGGTGGCCAACAGCTCCGATGACCTTTCTCGAGCCAAAGCGGTTGGGCGGTATCTGTTCCAAGAGTTAGGGTTCCGTGGCGCGGCGCAGAACAGCTACTACGACCCGGCCAACTCCTTCCTGAACAACGTGATGGACCGCCGTGTGGGGATTCCTGTTTCGTTATCGGTGGTGGTGCTGCTGCTGGCGCGGCGGCTGGGGCTGCCGATTGCTGGCATCAGCTTTCCCGCCCGCTTTCTGTTGCAGTATCAGGGGCGCGACGACAATTTTTTCATTGACACCTTCGACGGCGGCGCGATCCTTAGCTACCAGGATTGCTGCGACCTTCTGCGGGTGATGGGAATCAACTATCACCCACGCTACTTGGAGCCGGCAAGCAACCGCGAGATTGTGGCCAGGATGCTGCGGAACCTTGCGGAAATCTACCGCGAACGGGAACCCGAACGCACCGCCCAGCTGCTGTGGGCCATTCGCCGCATCCTCCCCTCAATCGTCACCTACGACTGA
- a CDS encoding LOG family protein yields MAEQHEQPERPITKAYNNSEFLNSPDARVIRIMAEYIEPTTRFLRHNVSGAVVFFGSARISPPEQVEQEVAAIERQIAQSHGQQRQLHLATLDLLKTKQFMSRYYADAVELARLMTEWGKQHTPPGSQKRFVICTGGGPGIMEAANRGANLAGGESIGLNISLPFEQFPNEFISATLNFEFHYFFMRKLFFMQLANAMVIFPGGFGTLDEFMELLTLVQTRKVTKHLPIVLYGTDFWDQIINFPRMVELGIISPDDLSLFHRSNDVHDAFAYLTETLTNFHQL; encoded by the coding sequence ATGGCGGAGCAACACGAACAGCCGGAACGCCCAATCACCAAAGCCTACAACAACAGCGAATTCTTGAACAGCCCCGATGCACGGGTGATTCGGATTATGGCCGAGTATATCGAGCCAACAACGCGGTTCCTTCGGCATAACGTTTCCGGCGCGGTGGTTTTCTTTGGGTCCGCACGGATTTCCCCGCCGGAGCAAGTGGAGCAGGAGGTTGCTGCCATCGAACGGCAAATCGCGCAATCCCACGGCCAGCAACGCCAGCTTCACCTTGCCACCCTGGACCTGCTGAAAACCAAGCAGTTCATGAGCCGCTACTACGCCGATGCCGTGGAGCTTGCGCGCCTGATGACCGAATGGGGAAAGCAGCACACCCCGCCCGGAAGCCAAAAACGATTTGTGATTTGCACCGGCGGCGGGCCGGGAATTATGGAGGCCGCAAACCGTGGGGCGAACCTTGCCGGAGGGGAGTCTATCGGCCTGAATATCTCGCTTCCGTTCGAGCAGTTCCCGAATGAATTTATCTCGGCAACGCTGAACTTCGAGTTCCATTATTTCTTCATGCGGAAGCTCTTTTTCATGCAGCTTGCCAACGCGATGGTGATCTTCCCGGGCGGCTTCGGAACGCTGGATGAGTTCATGGAGTTGCTGACACTGGTGCAAACCCGAAAGGTGACGAAGCACCTGCCGATTGTGCTGTATGGAACCGATTTCTGGGATCAGATCATCAACTTCCCGCGAATGGTGGAGCTTGGGATCATCTCCCCCGATGATCTAAGCCTGTTCCACCGCTCGAACGATGTTCACGATGCCTTTGCATATTTAACCGAGACCCTTACCAACTTCCATCAACTGTAG